The window GAGCGGTTCGAGTTTCGTCTGCCCGAAACTGCGAAGCGCCGTATAGAAGAAGCGGCAGTTATATCGAAAGTTTCTATTTCCCAATTTGTAATGGAATCAGCAACCTTTAGGGCTGAGACTGTTATCAATGAGCATCGACGTTTAATCGTTGAAGAAGACGTATGGGAACAAGTGATGGTTGCTCTGGAGCGTCCGCCGGCCCCAACGCAAAGTATGTGCAAAGCCTTTGAACGCTATAATTCTCAGGAGAGTTGGATTTGCGATTAATCCCAGGATTTCAGGCATTTGACCCTTGTGTTGATTATAACCTCGATAATTTCCAATGTGGCATTGAGCACTTGGATCGGTTTTTGAAGTCTGAACTTGAGAAGTTACAGTCGAGGAGTCTTTTAAAAGGGTATCTGCTAATTACGGATGATGAAGTGCCGGAAGTTATGGGTTACTACACTCTCAGTGGTGCCTCTTTCGAGCGTGGACATTTAAGTAGCCGCTCTCGAAAGAGAATCCCATATTCAAATATGCCAGCTGTACTTCTCGGCCGTTTAGCAATAGATAAACGCATTCAAGGTAAAGGCTTTGGGGAGTTGCTAATTGTTGATGCTATTCATAAGGTTAGGGCTACTGCTGGGCAGATTGGTATATATGCGATGTTTGTTGAGGCACATGACGGGGCAGCAAATTTTTATACTCGAATGGGATTCACTTCTTCATCAAAAGCAGATGATAGTAAAACGTTTTTCTACCCTGCAAACCAGTTTGATCAGTTAATCAGTGGCGCTTGTGATTAATTTTATTTTCATATGTGCCTTTTAGGACACATATGAAAATAAAAAACCACCCGGCAAGGTGGTTTTTTAAAGTTCAGTAAACCGGCAAGTTTCTGAACCAGTGGTAACTGGCTTACACGGAGCGCAGTGACCAAATTCGTCTTCATAGTGTAGCTGTATATCAGCAAAGACTTCAAGAGTCTCTTTTCTATCGCTCCGTGTACACAGATTACCAATGGCTACCGCCAGTGGCGATTTTTCGTGTCTATCGGGATTGGTTTCAAGAGTTTGTTATCCGATGAGGACGTGGTAGTCAGGCTGAACGGGGAGTTCGTGCATACAGCCTAGCTTGGAGCGAACCACCTACAAGGCACCCAGTTGCATGGGAAGGAATGAGAAAACGCCACCTTACGGCGGTTTGCAACGGGTAATCCTCAGGGTGGGAACAGGAGAGCGCACGAGGGAGCGACCCATCGGAAACGGTGGGGATCTTTAAGTCCTGTCAGGTTTCGCCACTTCTGATTTGAGCGCCCGGAAATCATCCGATTTCTGTGATGTTCATCAGGAGGGCGGAGCCTATGGAAAAACGCCCTTTGGCGTGTCCTTCTTTGTCTGCTCTTTTCTCTTGTCAGCATGATATATAGCTTTTACAGATCCGCAACGCTCGCCGCAGTGTTTGACTAGCGAAGTCTGTCAAACCGAGGAAG is drawn from Enterobacteriaceae bacterium Kacie_13 and contains these coding sequences:
- a CDS encoding DUF1778 domain-containing protein, giving the protein MRSKSAISCCTEKVRTCAYGTLAIKSLLSLFQEFVMSAVRKERFEFRLPETAKRRIEEAAVISKVSISQFVMESATFRAETVINEHRRLIVEEDVWEQVMVALERPPAPTQSMCKAFERYNSQESWICD
- a CDS encoding GNAT family N-acetyltransferase; this encodes MRLIPGFQAFDPCVDYNLDNFQCGIEHLDRFLKSELEKLQSRSLLKGYLLITDDEVPEVMGYYTLSGASFERGHLSSRSRKRIPYSNMPAVLLGRLAIDKRIQGKGFGELLIVDAIHKVRATAGQIGIYAMFVEAHDGAANFYTRMGFTSSSKADDSKTFFYPANQFDQLISGACD